Proteins from one Rosa chinensis cultivar Old Blush chromosome 7, RchiOBHm-V2, whole genome shotgun sequence genomic window:
- the LOC112177773 gene encoding uncharacterized protein LOC112177773, with amino-acid sequence MCVDKQEIAATVDTAIVNIPELVDEDHASSDDSNLEDDNNMIIGNFVSNKSKRKYMSSDWNDNIYKIGQVFIGGAVEFRDKLCKFAVEKGFEFNYVKNDKCRVSATCAKKDSDGCEWYVYASLNKASGYFHIIKLVNNHSCVGVVRHQNHKRLGSKVISTIMADKVRSDPLIKPKDIVKHFKHDYGFDIPYHMAYRGKEAANKMLHGSEAFGYSLLPWYIDTLKRTNPGSYCILDSLDNRFRRLFISYGACINGFKYCRPMLFLDGTFIKNKYKGMLLGACAKTGNKDVFPFAFAIVDAESKENWRWFLEHLAIILASDYRTIVFMTDRGAGLLDGVKEVFPNAPHSYCIKHLKDNLNGRYPSSYGSTFKEHIVRLFTQAAYARTLDIFNEKLEEFRKQSRGQGQSFLANLPPENYAIACFPAKRYGEMSNSLAESFNNMVKDERCMPLPQLLEGIRVRVMEIFVKGRFNLLLGGVCYVLSLRKKDSNVMVNLVERECSCAWWQFRCFPCSHAVQVMQKANRIPYRYIEDYWKTSFYRSAHDLPIFPVPDLDKPNPSSFGDSALQPPKTRKPPGRPRTRRIKSFGEESRPVKCTRCDQLGHHNRRSCNVAI; translated from the exons AAGTATATGTCTAGTGATTGGAATGACAATATATATAAGATTGGTCAAGTTTTCATTGGTGGTGCCGTCGAATTTCGGGATAAGTTGTGCAAGTTTGCAGTTGAGAAGGGGTTTGAGTTTAACTATGTTAAGAATGACAAGTGCCGTGTTAGTGCTACTTGTGCCAAGAAAGATTCCGATGGGTGTGAATGGTATGTTTATGCTTCCTTAAACAAGGCTAGTGGTTATTTCCATATAATAAAGTTGGTGAATAATCATTCTTGTGTTGGTGTTGTCCGGCATCAAAATCATAAGAGGTTAGGATCCAAAGTTATTTCCACTATTATGGCTGATAAAGTCAGATCCGATCCTTTAATTAAGCCCAAGGATATTGTCAAGCATTTCAAGCATGATTATGGGTTTGATATTCCTTATCACATGGCATATAGGGGCAAAGAGGCTGCTAATAAGATGTTACATGGTAGTGAAGCATTTGGGTATTCTCTATTGCCTTGGTATATTGACACATTAAAGAGAACTAACCCCGGTTCATATTGCATTCTTGACTCTCTTGATAATCGTTTTCGTCGATTGTTTATATCTTATGGGGCTTGCATAAACGGCTTCAAATATTGTCGACCTATGTTGTTCCTTGATGGGACTTTtattaaaaacaagtataagggGATGCTATTGGGTGCTTGTGCTAAAACAGGGAACAAAG aTGTTTTCCCATTTGCCTTTGCCATTGTTGATGCTGAAAGTAAAGAGAATTGGAGGTGGTTCCTTGAACATTTGGCAATAATCTTGGCGAGCGACTACCGGACTATTGTATTCATGACAGACCGTGGAGCTGGTCTTTTGGATGGTGTGAAAGAGGTGTTTCCAAATGCGCCTCACTCCTACTGTATCAAGCATCTAAAGGACAATTTGAATGGCAGGTATCCAAGTTCCTATGGTTCTACTTTTAAGGAACACATTGTGAGATTGTTTACACAAGCTGCATATGCTAGGACTTTAGATATCTTCAATGAAAAGTTGGAAGAATTTAGGAAGCAAAGTCGTGGGCAGGGTCAGTCCTTTCTTGCTAACTTGCCACCCGAAAACTATGCTATTGCTTGCTTCCCTGCTAAAAGATATGGCGAAATGAGTAATTCTTTGGCAGAGAGCTTCAACAACATGGTCAAGGATGAGAGATGCATGCCGCTGCCTCAGTTGCTTGAAGGCATTCGTGTGAGAGTTATGGAGATTTTTGTGAAAGGAAGGTTCAATCTTCTACTTGGAGGAGTGTGCTATGTCCTAAGCTTGAGAAAAA AGGATAGCAATGTCATGGTGAACTTGGTTGAGAGGGAGTGTTCTTGTGCTTGGTGGCAGTTTAGGTGCTTCCCATGTTCTCATGCAGTTCAAGTAATGCAGAAGGCGAACCGTATCCCTTACCGTTACATTGAAGATTACTGGAAGACCTCATTCTATAGAAGTGCTCATGATCTTCCTATTTTTCCAGTCCCGGATCTTGATAAGCCCAATCCTAGTAGTTTTGGTGATTCAGCTTTGCAGCCTCCCAAGACTCGAAAACCTCCCGGAAGACCACGGACAAGGAGGATCAAGTCGTTTGGGGAAGAGTCCAGACCAGTGAAATGCACACGGTGTGATCAACTTGGCCACCACAATCGCAGGTCATGCAATGTGGCGATCTGA
- the LOC112175964 gene encoding actin cytoskeleton-regulatory complex protein pan1 isoform X2, whose translation MEVDKVQKGDDTRNNHTKPVRRKALACRIKFPSTRVKRQKHKEVEQDREEEEDEENEEAEDEKDKEEQEGVEPDNEEEEEEEKNDGARNSGKDQKQSYCQYRCNMIAFHDVLHKVYEQLNREEKMRLKAELKKTPFWNLIEAYDKGLMTKNTTAKSDREMHRLVQCYKPALKKFKFGNKLAEISVSDVHYILGLPNQKSALTVPNPIDDPKKPTDHPLVQRFFANDRRIKKARIMSCIDEQLREKAPGWIENMTKLLLLHLFITLLFASSGSTLGWSFVKCITDIETMRRYNWARAVRDYLLLCLQAATTGKARQISGCVALIPYWICERSTMLVEIKGREAMTPGCVKWSLPQFTKELQKMQVDDIEIDNAVADNNRSKHGKENSDDDFENPPSKHAATAQAKGQKRQREEKKATVAAKKPAKKRVAEKRAKSKENKISNEGATAPAEKEKRRNEEETADNESEGFEDEHEDTTLRDWVDMNSMNFAKKIDENKGEEGMQTKTTSGVNVNDMDLGATEEEEENETNFVDQDRDGTEGAEPDQMQRNEKAATEVDHDRHGTDGGEPDQMERNEKAATEVDQDRDGTEGGEPDRMERNERAATEADDVERNRKAATEADDVERNRKAATEADANFMDQTLKSIIEEIVNEAARKEKAATEANEAARKEKAATEAGANIADQILHNIVEEIVNEEYKSRNDPVWFDEWEALLQSEYDEFGYPSTDEEQINTVEHWQDVAMLKQDMAGSAIESCKRKQAYIERLWDEKEEVSKKYKKLKTKLKKKQEELRKWRNKCKQLMMIVQRVEKDEEANEDVAATAAPAAPPAAAAPAAVPAHATAPATVPSHSTAPAAVPAHATAPSNEPRTRSAIKRIKERTDRKEKQLEGFEVQKPSKKQRKKSN comes from the exons GTGCAAAAGGGTGATGATACAAGGAATAATCACACAAAACCAGTGAGAAGAAAAGCTCTGGCATGTAGGATAAAGTTTCCAAGCACTAGAGTAAAGAGACAAAAGCATAAAGAAGTGGAACAAGAtagggaagaagaggaggatgaaGAAAATGAGGAAGCTGAGGATgaaaaagacaaagaagaacaagaaggggTAGAACCGGAtaatgaagaagaggaggaagaagaaaagaatgatggAGCAAGGAACAGTGGCAAAGACCAGAAACAATCATATTGCCAATACAGGTGCAATATGATTGCCTTCCATGATGTGCTTCATAAAGTGTATGAGCAGCTCAATCgtgaagaaaagatgagattGAAAGCTGAGTTGAAGAAGACGCCATTTTGGAACTTGATTGAAGCTTATGACAAGGGATTGATGACTAAGAACACAACTGCAAAATCAGATCGAGAGATGCATAGGTTAGTGCAATGCTACAAGCCGGCTTTGAAGAAATTTAAGTTTGGAAACAAGTTGGCAGAAATAAGTGTATCGGATGTGCACTACATTTTGGGTTTGCCAAACCAAAAATCAGCTCTCACGGTGCCAAACCCAATAGATGATCCTAAGAAGCCGACTGATCATCCTCTTGTTCAAAGGTTCTTTGCAAATGACCGAAGGATAAAAAAAGCAAGAATCATGAGCTGTATTGATGAGCAGTTAAGGGAAAAAGCTCCTGGGTGGATAGAGAACATGACAAAGTTGCTGCTACTGCATCTGTTCATCACACTACTGTTTGCAAGCTCGGGGTCTACCTTAGGATGGAGCTTTGTGAAATGCATCACTGATATTGAGACAATGAGGAGATATAACTGGGCAAGAGCTGTTAGAGACTATTTGTTATTGTGTTTGCAAGCTGCCACAACGGGAAAAGCAAGGCAAATCAGTGGGTGTGTAGCATTAATCCCG tATTGGATATGCGAGAGGAGTACTATGCTTGTTGAAATTAAAGGCAGAGAAGCAATGACTCCAGGGTGCGTCAAGTGGAGTCTCCCTCAATTCACAAAAGAATTGCAGAAAATGCAAGTTGATGACATAGAG ATTGATAATGCAGTTGCCGACAACAATAGAAGCAAACATGGCAAGGAAAACAGTGACGATGACTTTGAGAACCCTCCATCAAAGCATGCTGCTACTGCACAGGCAAAGGGGCAGAAAagacaaagagaagaaaagaaggccACAGTAGCTGCCAAAAAACCAGCCAAAAAGCGGGTGGCCGAAAAGAGagcaaaaagtaaagaaaataagatCTCGAATGAGGGTGCTACTGCACCAGCTGAAAAGGAAAAACGTAGAAATGAAGAAGAGACAGCTGATAATGAATCAGAAGGTTTcgaagatgaacatgaagacACGACATTAAGAGATTGG GTGGATATGAACAGCATGAATTTTGCGAAAAAGATTGACGAGAATAAAGGAGAGGAAGGAATGCAAACAAAAACCACAAGTGGAGTAAATGTCAATGACATGGATTTGGGTGCAactgaggaagaagag GAAAATGAAACAAACTTTGTCGATCAGGATCGGGATGGAACTGAAGGAGCAGAACCAGATCAAATGCAAAGGAATGAAAAAGCTGCTACTGAGGTCGATCATGATCGGCATGGAACTGACGGAGGAGAACCAGATCAAATGGAAAGGAATGAAAAAGCTGCTACTGAGGTCGATCAGGATCGGGATGGAACTGAAGGAGGAGAACCAGATCGAATGGAAAGGAATGAAAGAGCTGCCACTGAGGCTGATGATGTTGAAAGGAATAGAAAAGCTGCTACTGAGGCTGATGATGTTGAAAGGAACAGAAAAGCTGCTACTGAGGCCGATGCAAATTTTATGGATCAAACCCTGAAAAGTATTATAGAAGAGATTGTGAATGAAGctgcaaggaaagaaaaagctGCTACTGAGGCCAATGAAGctgcaaggaaagaaaaagctGCTACTGAGGCTGGTGCAAATATTGCTGATCAAATCTTGCACAACATTGTAGAAGAGATTGTGAATGAAGAGTACAAGAGCAG GAATGATCCAGTTTGGTTCGATGAATGGGAAGCCTTGTTGCAAAGTGAGTACGATGAATTTGGCTATCCAAGCACTGATGAAGAGCAGATCAATACAGTGGAGCATTGGCAAGATGTAGCAATGCTGAAACAAGATATGGCGGGAAGTGCTATCGAGAGCTGCAAAAGGAAGCAAGCTTATATAGAGAGATTGTgggatgaaaaagaagaagtgtcaaaaaaatacaaaaagttgaagacaaagttgaagaagaagcaagaagagcttagaaaatggagaaacaaatgcaaacaactAATGATGATAGTGCAAAGGGTAGAAAAAGATGAAGAGGCCAATGAAGATGTTGCTGCTACTGCTGCTCCTGCTGCTCctcctgctgctgctgctcctGCTGCTGTTCCCGCTCATGCTACTGCTCCTGCTACTGTTCCTTCTCATTCTACTGCTCCTGCTGCTGTTCCTGCTCATGCTACTGCTCCATCAAATGAACCAAGGACACGATCAGCGATAAagagaatcaaagaaagaaCCGATCGGAAAGAGAAGCAACTAGAAGGTTTTGAGGTGCAGAAACCATCGAAgaaacagaggaagaagagcaATTAA
- the LOC112175964 gene encoding actin cytoskeleton-regulatory complex protein pan1 isoform X1, with protein MEVDKVQKGDDTRNNHTKPVRRKALACRIKFPSTRVKRQKHKEVEQDREEEEDEENEEAEDEKDKEEQEGVEPDNEEEEEEEKNDGARNSGKDQKQSYCQYRCNMIAFHDVLHKVYEQLNREEKMRLKAELKKTPFWNLIEAYDKGLMTKNTTAKSDREMHRLVQCYKPALKKFKFGNKLAEISVSDVHYILGLPNQKSALTVPNPIDDPKKPTDHPLVQRFFANDRRIKKARIMSCIDEQLREKAPGWIENMTKLLLLHLFITLLFASSGSTLGWSFVKCITDIETMRRYNWARAVRDYLLLCLQAATTGKARQISGCVALIPYWICERSTMLVEIKGREAMTPGCVKWSLPQFTKELQKMQVDDIEIDNAVADNNRSKHGKENSDDDFENPPSKHAATAQAKGQKRQREEKKATVAAKKPAKKRVAEKRAKSKENKISNEGATAPAEKEKRRNEEETADNESEGFEDEHEDTTLRDWVDMNSMNFAKKIDENKGEEGMQTKTTSGVNVNDMDLGATEEEEDAADGIRDDFSFDTGFGGQENETNFVDQDRDGTEGAEPDQMQRNEKAATEVDHDRHGTDGGEPDQMERNEKAATEVDQDRDGTEGGEPDRMERNERAATEADDVERNRKAATEADDVERNRKAATEADANFMDQTLKSIIEEIVNEAARKEKAATEANEAARKEKAATEAGANIADQILHNIVEEIVNEEYKSRNDPVWFDEWEALLQSEYDEFGYPSTDEEQINTVEHWQDVAMLKQDMAGSAIESCKRKQAYIERLWDEKEEVSKKYKKLKTKLKKKQEELRKWRNKCKQLMMIVQRVEKDEEANEDVAATAAPAAPPAAAAPAAVPAHATAPATVPSHSTAPAAVPAHATAPSNEPRTRSAIKRIKERTDRKEKQLEGFEVQKPSKKQRKKSN; from the exons GTGCAAAAGGGTGATGATACAAGGAATAATCACACAAAACCAGTGAGAAGAAAAGCTCTGGCATGTAGGATAAAGTTTCCAAGCACTAGAGTAAAGAGACAAAAGCATAAAGAAGTGGAACAAGAtagggaagaagaggaggatgaaGAAAATGAGGAAGCTGAGGATgaaaaagacaaagaagaacaagaaggggTAGAACCGGAtaatgaagaagaggaggaagaagaaaagaatgatggAGCAAGGAACAGTGGCAAAGACCAGAAACAATCATATTGCCAATACAGGTGCAATATGATTGCCTTCCATGATGTGCTTCATAAAGTGTATGAGCAGCTCAATCgtgaagaaaagatgagattGAAAGCTGAGTTGAAGAAGACGCCATTTTGGAACTTGATTGAAGCTTATGACAAGGGATTGATGACTAAGAACACAACTGCAAAATCAGATCGAGAGATGCATAGGTTAGTGCAATGCTACAAGCCGGCTTTGAAGAAATTTAAGTTTGGAAACAAGTTGGCAGAAATAAGTGTATCGGATGTGCACTACATTTTGGGTTTGCCAAACCAAAAATCAGCTCTCACGGTGCCAAACCCAATAGATGATCCTAAGAAGCCGACTGATCATCCTCTTGTTCAAAGGTTCTTTGCAAATGACCGAAGGATAAAAAAAGCAAGAATCATGAGCTGTATTGATGAGCAGTTAAGGGAAAAAGCTCCTGGGTGGATAGAGAACATGACAAAGTTGCTGCTACTGCATCTGTTCATCACACTACTGTTTGCAAGCTCGGGGTCTACCTTAGGATGGAGCTTTGTGAAATGCATCACTGATATTGAGACAATGAGGAGATATAACTGGGCAAGAGCTGTTAGAGACTATTTGTTATTGTGTTTGCAAGCTGCCACAACGGGAAAAGCAAGGCAAATCAGTGGGTGTGTAGCATTAATCCCG tATTGGATATGCGAGAGGAGTACTATGCTTGTTGAAATTAAAGGCAGAGAAGCAATGACTCCAGGGTGCGTCAAGTGGAGTCTCCCTCAATTCACAAAAGAATTGCAGAAAATGCAAGTTGATGACATAGAG ATTGATAATGCAGTTGCCGACAACAATAGAAGCAAACATGGCAAGGAAAACAGTGACGATGACTTTGAGAACCCTCCATCAAAGCATGCTGCTACTGCACAGGCAAAGGGGCAGAAAagacaaagagaagaaaagaaggccACAGTAGCTGCCAAAAAACCAGCCAAAAAGCGGGTGGCCGAAAAGAGagcaaaaagtaaagaaaataagatCTCGAATGAGGGTGCTACTGCACCAGCTGAAAAGGAAAAACGTAGAAATGAAGAAGAGACAGCTGATAATGAATCAGAAGGTTTcgaagatgaacatgaagacACGACATTAAGAGATTGG GTGGATATGAACAGCATGAATTTTGCGAAAAAGATTGACGAGAATAAAGGAGAGGAAGGAATGCAAACAAAAACCACAAGTGGAGTAAATGTCAATGACATGGATTTGGGTGCAactgaggaagaagag gATGCTGCGGATGGTATTAGAGATGACTTTAGCTTTGACACTGGATTTGGGGGGCAGGAAAATGAAACAAACTTTGTCGATCAGGATCGGGATGGAACTGAAGGAGCAGAACCAGATCAAATGCAAAGGAATGAAAAAGCTGCTACTGAGGTCGATCATGATCGGCATGGAACTGACGGAGGAGAACCAGATCAAATGGAAAGGAATGAAAAAGCTGCTACTGAGGTCGATCAGGATCGGGATGGAACTGAAGGAGGAGAACCAGATCGAATGGAAAGGAATGAAAGAGCTGCCACTGAGGCTGATGATGTTGAAAGGAATAGAAAAGCTGCTACTGAGGCTGATGATGTTGAAAGGAACAGAAAAGCTGCTACTGAGGCCGATGCAAATTTTATGGATCAAACCCTGAAAAGTATTATAGAAGAGATTGTGAATGAAGctgcaaggaaagaaaaagctGCTACTGAGGCCAATGAAGctgcaaggaaagaaaaagctGCTACTGAGGCTGGTGCAAATATTGCTGATCAAATCTTGCACAACATTGTAGAAGAGATTGTGAATGAAGAGTACAAGAGCAG GAATGATCCAGTTTGGTTCGATGAATGGGAAGCCTTGTTGCAAAGTGAGTACGATGAATTTGGCTATCCAAGCACTGATGAAGAGCAGATCAATACAGTGGAGCATTGGCAAGATGTAGCAATGCTGAAACAAGATATGGCGGGAAGTGCTATCGAGAGCTGCAAAAGGAAGCAAGCTTATATAGAGAGATTGTgggatgaaaaagaagaagtgtcaaaaaaatacaaaaagttgaagacaaagttgaagaagaagcaagaagagcttagaaaatggagaaacaaatgcaaacaactAATGATGATAGTGCAAAGGGTAGAAAAAGATGAAGAGGCCAATGAAGATGTTGCTGCTACTGCTGCTCCTGCTGCTCctcctgctgctgctgctcctGCTGCTGTTCCCGCTCATGCTACTGCTCCTGCTACTGTTCCTTCTCATTCTACTGCTCCTGCTGCTGTTCCTGCTCATGCTACTGCTCCATCAAATGAACCAAGGACACGATCAGCGATAAagagaatcaaagaaagaaCCGATCGGAAAGAGAAGCAACTAGAAGGTTTTGAGGTGCAGAAACCATCGAAgaaacagaggaagaagagcaATTAA